One stretch of Microplitis mediator isolate UGA2020A chromosome 9, iyMicMedi2.1, whole genome shotgun sequence DNA includes these proteins:
- the LOC130675036 gene encoding uncharacterized protein LOC130675036, translated as MEDLRSARDLIDKGAFMANLDLEDAYFLIRVKRSSRKYLRFRFKGQLYQFMCLPFGLCSSPHTFTKIMKPVVNKLRSKGKDYEACKNNVQNTIGLLEELGFIINYRKSTTTPNRRCVEYGRAYCKRLERAKWLALTLNNNDFEGFMTINAGVLEDLQWWRDNIMSANSRIKSHKYSIVITSDASRTGWGAEAGGVVTRGFWNPEDQKHHINYLELYAAFFALKCFAHELRDREVLLRIDNTTAIAYVNKAGGIRHPKLSDLAREIWQWCQLRGIWPRATYIPSKLNVEADAASRVENLDTEWELSREAFRTVLDTFGLPSIDLFASRINRKCVRFYSRYPDPDAESVDAFTAGVSPPSEQVVTSGRQIIRQAFVTKGIGEESIDIMLSSLSESTIKQYEGTLKKWLVFTQARNIDAFNPQSTEEQPLKGLLIIEVHPGDIQEETIATEVLRYLGYRPGPDIY; from the exons ATGGAGGACCTGAGATCCGCTAGAGATCTCATTGATAAGGGCGCGTTCATGGCTAACCTAGACTTGGAGGATGCGTATTTCCTGATCCGGGTAAAAAGATCCTCTAGAAAATACCTTAGATTCAGGTTCAAAGGCCAGCTTTATCAATTCATGTGTCTTCCTTTTGGCTTGTGTTCTAGCCCTCatacttttacaaaaataatgaaaccGGTGGTTAATAAACTTAGGTCAAAAG GCAAAGATTACGAAGCTTGTAAGAATAATGTACAGAATACGATAGGCCTCTTAGAGGAGCTTGGTTTTATCATTAACTATCGTAAGAGTACGACGACTCCTAATAGAAGGT GCGTAGAGTATGGCAGAGCATATTGCAAAAGATTAGAAAGAGCTAAGTGGTTAGCTCTTACGTTGAATAATAATGACTTTGAGGGTTTTATGACAATAAATGCGGGCGTTTTGGAGGATCTTCAATGGTGGAGAGATAATATAATGAGCGCTAACAGCAGAATAAAGTCTCACAAATATAGCATAGTGATAACTTCGGATGCTTCAAGGACAGGCTGGGGAGCGGAAGCTGGAGGTGTTGTTACAAGGGGTTTTTGGAATCCAGAGGATCAGAAGCACCACATTAATTATCTGGAACTTTACGCAGCTTTCTTCGCGCTTAAATGTTTTGCTCACGAGTTACGCGACCGCGAAGTCCTTCTTCGTATAGATAATACAACAGCGATCGCTTACGTCAATAAAGCTGGCGGAATTAGGCATCCAAAGTTATCAGATCTAGCTAGAGAGATTTGGCAATGGTGTCAATTAAGAGGAATTTGGCCAAGGGCAACATATATTCCATCGAAGCTGAATGTAGAAGCAGATGCCGCTTCCAGAGTGGAAAACCTGGACACCGAGTGGGAATTATCCAGGGAAGCCTTCCGAACCGTATTGGACACCTTTGGTTTGCCTTCGATTGATCTCTTTGCATCGCGTATTAACAGGAAGTGCGTAAGATTCTATTCGCGTTATCCAGATCCAGATGCAGAATCAGTAGACGCGTTTACG GCAGGAGTGTCACCCCCTAGCGAACAAGTTGTCACTAGTGGTCGGCAAATTATCCGGCAGGCCTTTGTCACCAAGGGCATCGGAGAGGAATCAATAGACATCATGCTCAGTTCTTTGTCAGAGTCAACGATTAAGCAGTATGAGGGAACATTGAAGAAATGGCTAGTTTTTACTCAAGCAAGGAATATCGATGCCTTTAATCCCCAGAGTACGGAG GAACAACCTCTCAAAGGACTCCTTATTATCGAGGTTCATCCGGGGGACATTCAAGAAGAGACCATCGCGACCGAAGTACTCCGATACCTGGGATACAGACCAGGTCCTGacatatattga
- the LOC130675059 gene encoding uncharacterized protein LOC130675059, whose product MGKSKKRSRSNSVESRSPKISKKDLQCQIEAIAKSVQDLVKAQQELQATVKETAEQNRVEASISNKESIEPNKGTETLTSTAVADDSRKEDVGVLEDGEVPEEFLVEDEHDLDDELREVLGEEVSNTNTSVKVNDSLKKWWETWMSKGLTEEVKKALLKKYVRDGEFRTEAPKVNLEIQRHLTEIAKKRDAHFTDTQNCVGSALSSLSSAISMLSDNSSEEIDQITLMKYLWDTGKILSDVFHQQSIARKSFITPTLDKDIKATLEASIPDEWLYGQKLNDQVKDAKAIVKAAASLKPSDKPVVKKQAFRTASQGNLRGPPAKFRQVGNYQQRRFFSNTRYKPRSTTGMAKTSLKPSSEKNRK is encoded by the exons ATGGGGAAATCCAAGAAACGTTCCCGATCAAATTCAGTGGAAAGTAGATCCCCCAAGATATCTAAAAAAGATTTACAATGCCAAATCGAGGCCATCGCCAAGAGCGTCCAAGATCTGGTAAAAGCGCAACAAGAGTTGCAGGCTACAGTTAAAGAAACTGCAGAGCAGAATAGAG TGGAGGCCAGTATTTCCAACAAGGAAAGTATAGAACCCAATAAGGGTACTGAGACATTGACCAGTACGGCAGTAGCCGACGATTCCCGGAAGGAAGACGTAGGGGTTTTGGAAGACGGAGAAGTTCCGGAAGAGTTTTTAGTAGAGGATGAGCATGACTTGGACGATGAACTTCGTGAAGTACTTGGGGAAGAGGTTTCAAACACGAATACCTCAGTCAAGGTAAATGACAGCCTGAAAAAATGGTGGGAGACTTGGATGTCAAAGGGCTTAACTGAAGAGGTTAAGAAAGctctacttaaaaaatatgttagaGATGGAGAATTCCGAACTGAAGCACCCAAGGTTAACCTTGAAATTCAGCGTCACTTGACTGAGATCGCCAAAAAACGTGATGCTCACTTTACTGATACGCAAAATTGTGTAGGATCAGCGCTATCATCGTTAAGCTCAGCCATATCGATGCTGTCAGATAACTCATCAGAGGAGATTGATCAAATTACTCTGATGAAATATCTCTGGGACACGGGAAAAATCTTAAGTGATGTTTTCCACCAACAGTCAATAGCgagaaaatcatttattactcCGACTCTGGATAAGGACATAAAGGCTACGCTAGAGGCTAGTATCCCAGATGAATGGCTTTACGGTCAGAAACTCAATGACCAGGTTAAGGATGCAAAAGCCATCGTTAAAGCGGCTGCATCTTTAAAACCTTCTGACAAACCAGTTGTCAAGAAACAGGCATTCAGGACTGCGTCTCAGGGAAACTTGAGAGGCCCACCTGCGAAGTTCAGGCAGGTGGGCAACTATCAGCAGAGGAGATTCTTCTCGAACACGAGGTACAAACCGAGATCCACGACAGGGATGGCGAAGACTTCACTGAAGCCCAGCTCAGAGAAGAACAGGAAGTAG